The following are encoded together in the Myxococcus virescens genome:
- a CDS encoding HEAT repeat domain-containing protein, translating into MTAASSTSVHPLTLSAEDRSQVDEVEQLAQRGAASLALLVGGLDAQSWAVRRAVVGALAKLGTPAVAPLRDVLLHRRDSEARLAAAVEALVASTGDVEGTLEALGEDANPAIVCDVAQVLGRRRSRRSVPLLSRLTVHPDDNVAVAAIEALGRVGGGAAVDALLAALGSGNFFRIFPAIDVLGRCGDPVVVPALLGLLPDPFYTLEAARALGRTGQEAAVPSLVGLLRKGNDASVRAAAVALVDIHEAQVQRFGGSRTVHTAVRGPESAVLGRRLSQCVPSADTTEKTALARLLGWVGGQDAAFGLLKLLDGPDPSVARAAAGALSELGADADTQILQALREGDSLRRRVLLPLVGRRSAAVPDVMSCLEDRDAAVRALAADTLSRIGSPAAVPALFERLVDEDLRVVQAAVGAIQSLGSDTTEKLALQAARSPDARLRRAALRIISYFGYSKGLEVLLQAMRDPDERLRDAAIYGLPFIEDPRAVDALLTAASHESERTRAAAMRALGQTEKEARTTSALLRGLNDRDPWVRYYACQALGKLNEEAAADAIVALADDAAGQVRVAVVDALAHMHTESAMSALQRAAASADADVRRAALLGLGVGRRPDALPVLLEAAKSEDAATRLVALSAVAEYEAPETLPALLHAAGDGDDSVRSAAVGFIATRPGVPATQALVSLLGDMTLRERVVSALALPLEGRLPGLLAALEAADEVTAPLLVAALARMRRADARAALMQLLVSASPAGRRAAVPAVAALGTLEAREALERASNQDEDPEVRRACRLVLSR; encoded by the coding sequence ATGACGGCCGCATCCTCGACGTCGGTGCACCCGCTGACGCTGTCGGCGGAGGACCGCTCCCAGGTGGATGAGGTGGAGCAGCTCGCCCAGCGCGGCGCCGCCAGCCTGGCGCTGCTGGTGGGCGGGCTGGATGCCCAGAGCTGGGCGGTGCGGCGCGCCGTGGTGGGCGCCCTGGCGAAGCTGGGGACGCCCGCGGTGGCGCCGCTGCGCGACGTGCTGCTCCACCGCCGCGACAGCGAGGCGCGACTGGCGGCCGCCGTGGAGGCGTTGGTGGCCTCCACCGGTGATGTCGAAGGCACGCTGGAGGCGCTGGGGGAGGACGCCAACCCCGCCATCGTCTGTGACGTCGCCCAGGTGCTGGGCCGGCGCCGCAGCCGGCGCTCGGTGCCGCTCTTGTCCCGGCTCACCGTGCACCCGGATGACAACGTGGCGGTGGCGGCCATCGAGGCGCTGGGCCGCGTGGGCGGCGGCGCGGCGGTGGACGCGCTGCTGGCGGCGCTGGGCAGCGGGAACTTCTTCCGCATCTTCCCCGCCATCGACGTGCTGGGCCGGTGTGGAGACCCCGTGGTGGTGCCCGCGCTGCTGGGCCTGTTGCCCGACCCCTTCTACACCCTGGAGGCGGCGCGGGCGCTGGGGCGCACCGGTCAGGAGGCCGCGGTGCCCTCGCTGGTGGGGCTGCTGCGCAAGGGCAATGACGCGTCGGTGCGCGCGGCGGCGGTGGCGCTGGTGGACATCCACGAGGCCCAGGTGCAGCGCTTCGGTGGCTCGCGCACCGTGCACACCGCGGTGCGGGGGCCGGAGTCGGCGGTGCTGGGACGGCGGCTGTCGCAGTGTGTCCCGAGCGCGGACACGACGGAGAAGACGGCCCTCGCACGCCTGCTGGGCTGGGTGGGTGGGCAGGACGCCGCATTCGGGCTGCTGAAGCTCCTGGACGGGCCGGACCCGTCGGTGGCGCGCGCGGCGGCCGGCGCGCTGTCGGAGCTGGGCGCGGACGCGGACACCCAGATTCTCCAGGCGCTGCGCGAGGGCGACAGCCTCCGGCGCCGCGTGCTGTTACCGCTGGTGGGCCGCAGGTCCGCGGCGGTGCCGGACGTCATGTCGTGCCTGGAGGACCGGGACGCGGCGGTGCGCGCCCTGGCGGCGGACACGTTGTCCCGCATTGGCAGCCCGGCCGCGGTGCCGGCCCTGTTCGAGCGGTTGGTGGACGAGGACCTGCGCGTGGTGCAGGCCGCGGTGGGGGCCATCCAGTCCCTGGGCAGCGACACCACGGAGAAGCTGGCGTTGCAGGCGGCCCGCTCCCCCGACGCGCGCCTGCGCCGCGCGGCGCTGCGCATCATCTCCTACTTCGGCTATTCCAAGGGACTGGAAGTGCTGCTCCAGGCCATGCGGGACCCGGATGAGCGCCTGCGCGACGCGGCCATCTACGGCCTGCCCTTCATCGAGGACCCGCGCGCGGTGGACGCGCTGCTGACGGCCGCCAGCCACGAGTCGGAGCGCACGCGCGCGGCGGCCATGCGCGCGCTGGGACAGACGGAGAAGGAGGCGCGCACCACCTCCGCGCTGCTGCGTGGCCTCAACGACCGCGACCCCTGGGTGCGCTACTACGCGTGCCAGGCGCTGGGGAAGCTGAACGAGGAAGCCGCCGCGGACGCCATCGTCGCGCTGGCGGACGACGCCGCGGGCCAGGTGCGCGTGGCGGTGGTGGACGCGCTGGCGCACATGCACACGGAGAGCGCGATGTCGGCGCTCCAGCGCGCGGCGGCCAGCGCGGACGCGGATGTGCGGCGCGCCGCCCTGCTAGGGCTGGGCGTGGGCCGGCGGCCGGACGCGCTGCCCGTGCTGCTGGAGGCGGCGAAGTCGGAGGACGCGGCCACGCGGCTCGTCGCGCTGTCCGCGGTGGCTGAATACGAGGCGCCGGAGACGCTGCCCGCGCTGCTGCATGCCGCGGGTGACGGCGACGACAGCGTGCGCAGCGCCGCGGTGGGCTTCATCGCCACGCGCCCCGGTGTCCCGGCCACGCAGGCCCTGGTGTCCCTGCTGGGGGACATGACGCTGCGCGAGCGGGTGGTGAGCGCCTTGGCGCTGCCCCTGGAGGGACGGCTGCCGGGACTGCTGGCCGCGCTGGAGGCGGCGGACGAAGTCACGGCGCCGCTGCTGGTGGCGGCACTGGCCCGGATGCGACGGGCGGACGCGCGCGCCGCGCTGATGCAGCTCCTGGTGTCCGCCAGTCCGGCGGGCCGTCGCGCCGCGGTGCCCGCGGTGGCGGCATTGGGGACGTTGGAGGCACGCGAGGCGCTGGAGCGCGCCTCCAATCAGGACGAGGACCCCGAGGTCCGGAGGGCCTGCCGGCTGGTGCTGAGCCGCTGA
- a CDS encoding chemotaxis protein CheW, with protein sequence MSVLHVVFKVDGAEYVLPAADVLQMESFTGATPVPGAAPHVAGLVQVRGRVIPVVDARLRFGLPPVERTLDSRVVVAQLGSRVVGLVVDSAREVLKLDPQQLKPPPPLVVEGARGFVKAVAQVGPRLVMLIDFPRVIGEETLDGDGQR encoded by the coding sequence ATGAGCGTGCTGCATGTCGTGTTCAAGGTAGACGGAGCCGAGTACGTGCTGCCCGCGGCGGACGTGCTCCAGATGGAGTCCTTCACGGGGGCCACGCCCGTACCGGGCGCCGCGCCGCACGTCGCCGGGTTGGTGCAGGTGCGGGGACGCGTCATCCCGGTGGTGGATGCCCGCCTGCGCTTTGGCCTGCCGCCGGTGGAGCGCACGCTCGACTCCCGGGTGGTGGTGGCGCAGCTCGGCAGCCGGGTCGTGGGGCTCGTGGTGGACAGCGCCCGCGAGGTGCTGAAGCTGGACCCCCAGCAGCTCAAGCCGCCCCCTCCGCTGGTCGTGGAGGGAGCGCGCGGTTTCGTGAAGGCCGTGGCCCAGGTGGGCCCGCGCCTGGTGATGCTCATCGATTTCCCTCGGGTCATCGGGGAGGAGACGTTGGATGGCGACGGACAGCGGTAA
- a CDS encoding fatty acid desaturase family protein, protein MAGMLRYAADRRTMLWCLAMPVVALSMYVAPGWIPYLCPLACYLALSAGVIAHNHNHCPTFRNRKLNEAMGMWLSLFYGYPTFVWIPTHNLNHHKFVNKAGDATITWRYSKKHNFLVAFLFPFVSTYWQQEPTKAFIDKARERNRPLYRQILTQYAVWGGTHAALLGLAMVMHGVAGGARIWAFAFLVPALFSLWTIMFFNYIQHVHTDPWSEHDHSRSFTGRLINFFLFNNGLHAVHHETPGLHWSLLPQAHAKIEAAMDPALKPVSFFAWCFRSYVVAPFLPRFGTAQVGRAPYEPPAGVALDVRFGDDLQAVDSGVNVARV, encoded by the coding sequence ATGGCCGGCATGCTCCGATACGCCGCTGACCGCCGGACGATGCTGTGGTGTCTGGCCATGCCCGTGGTGGCCCTGTCGATGTACGTGGCCCCCGGGTGGATTCCCTATCTCTGCCCCCTGGCGTGCTACCTGGCGCTGTCGGCAGGCGTCATCGCGCACAACCACAACCACTGCCCCACCTTCCGCAACCGGAAGCTGAACGAGGCCATGGGCATGTGGCTGTCGCTCTTCTACGGGTACCCCACCTTTGTCTGGATTCCGACGCACAACCTCAACCACCACAAGTTCGTGAACAAGGCGGGCGACGCCACCATCACCTGGCGCTACTCGAAGAAGCACAACTTCCTGGTGGCCTTCCTCTTCCCCTTCGTCTCCACGTACTGGCAGCAGGAGCCGACGAAGGCGTTCATCGACAAGGCGCGCGAGCGCAACCGTCCGCTGTACCGCCAGATTCTCACCCAGTACGCCGTCTGGGGCGGCACGCACGCGGCGCTGCTGGGGCTGGCCATGGTGATGCACGGCGTGGCCGGCGGCGCGCGCATCTGGGCGTTCGCCTTCCTGGTGCCGGCGCTCTTCTCGCTGTGGACCATCATGTTCTTCAACTACATCCAGCACGTCCACACGGACCCCTGGAGCGAGCACGACCACAGCCGCAGCTTCACCGGCCGCCTCATCAACTTCTTCCTCTTCAACAACGGCCTCCACGCCGTGCACCATGAGACGCCGGGCCTGCACTGGAGCCTGCTGCCCCAGGCGCACGCGAAAATCGAGGCCGCCATGGACCCGGCCCTCAAGCCGGTGAGCTTCTTCGCCTGGTGCTTCCGCTCGTACGTGGTGGCCCCCTTCCTGCCCCGCTTCGGCACGGCGCAGGTGGGGCGCGCGCCCTATGAGCCGCCCGCGGGTGTCGCGCTGGACGTGCGCTTCGGGGACGACCTGCAGGCCGTCGACTCGGGCGTCAACGTCGCCCGCGTCTGA
- the cheB gene encoding chemotaxis-specific protein-glutamate methyltransferase CheB: MTVVSPIRVLVVDDSAFARKVLRQVLSSAEGLEVVGVARDGLDALEKVAELSPDVLTLDLVMPGLDGLGVLRALASSAAAPRVVVVSSAGEESELAVAALQAGAVELVNKPTALATERLYELGGELVAKVRTAAGAVARAPPEPAPSPEASSAPVARAAAKSLVVVGTSTGGPQALTRLLSELPVDFPAPLALALHIPTGYTEAVARRLNAHCALEVFEAVDGLELRPGRVVLARSGQHLKLERHGPVTLARLDRQPLRTAHHPSVDVLFESAARSWGSDVVGLVLTGMGDDGVAGARAIREAGGTVLTESESSCVVYGMPRAVKEAGLATASAPLEGMLALLRRHVR; this comes from the coding sequence ATGACGGTGGTGTCTCCCATTCGCGTGCTGGTGGTGGATGACTCCGCCTTCGCCCGCAAGGTGCTGCGGCAGGTGCTCTCCAGCGCGGAGGGTTTGGAGGTGGTGGGCGTCGCGCGCGACGGCCTGGACGCGCTGGAGAAGGTGGCCGAGCTTTCTCCGGACGTGCTCACGCTGGACCTGGTGATGCCGGGCCTGGACGGGCTGGGCGTGCTGCGCGCGCTCGCCTCCAGCGCCGCCGCGCCCCGCGTGGTGGTGGTGAGCAGCGCGGGCGAGGAGAGCGAGCTGGCGGTGGCCGCGCTCCAGGCCGGCGCGGTGGAGCTGGTGAACAAGCCCACCGCGCTCGCCACCGAGCGGCTGTATGAGCTGGGCGGCGAGCTGGTGGCGAAGGTCCGCACGGCCGCGGGCGCGGTGGCTCGCGCGCCGCCGGAGCCGGCGCCGTCGCCGGAGGCCTCCTCCGCGCCAGTGGCTCGCGCGGCCGCGAAGAGCCTGGTGGTGGTGGGCACCTCCACCGGCGGCCCGCAGGCGCTCACCCGCCTGCTGTCCGAGCTGCCCGTGGACTTCCCCGCGCCGCTGGCGCTCGCGCTCCACATCCCCACGGGCTACACGGAGGCGGTGGCCCGGCGCCTGAACGCGCACTGCGCGCTGGAGGTGTTCGAAGCGGTGGACGGGCTGGAGCTGCGGCCCGGCCGCGTGGTGTTGGCGCGGTCCGGGCAGCACCTCAAGCTGGAGCGCCATGGGCCGGTGACGCTCGCTCGGCTGGACCGGCAGCCGCTGCGCACGGCGCACCACCCCAGCGTGGACGTCCTCTTCGAAAGCGCCGCGCGAAGCTGGGGCTCGGACGTGGTGGGCCTGGTGCTCACTGGCATGGGGGACGACGGCGTCGCGGGCGCCCGGGCCATCCGCGAGGCCGGAGGCACCGTCCTCACGGAGAGCGAGTCCTCCTGCGTGGTGTACGGCATGCCGCGCGCCGTGAAGGAAGCCGGGCTGGCCACCGCCAGCGCTCCGCTGGAGGGCATGCTGGCGCTGCTGCGGCGTCATGTGCGCTGA
- a CDS encoding PilZ domain-containing protein, protein MMTAPGRVRPSPGPVEAAPRVLCVGATSESWLALSRALRPLRCVALQVPSLESAFLEVQHTRPSLVLVHWRQLVAGAGMGLRALKLRLGGDGPPVVLVAEPETPAEVLEVGDAEGVEDCLLSPLRTHELRARLAMLAGGGVPAAPVRASRVRSRLLLLAGASGPLAWSGLGALLEACGHRILYSATVGGGAARVAEYGERPDLVLSREGGPGVPRGLPSPRLQPLLAGVPSLTLDAAAPVRPASLLPRLHALLGREDASLRVEARVRFCCPVSFGEAGPRGAEWRSGVSSALSPGGLLVRTLVPAKAGTAVELHILLPTLGERLETHGVVAWAHAYAPRNGVSHPYGMGVRFLGMGPPRLMQLRQLCQAEVRP, encoded by the coding sequence ATGATGACGGCTCCAGGACGCGTGCGTCCTTCACCAGGGCCGGTGGAAGCAGCGCCGCGGGTGCTGTGTGTGGGGGCCACGAGCGAATCCTGGTTGGCGCTGTCACGAGCCCTGCGTCCCTTGCGCTGCGTGGCCTTGCAGGTGCCTTCCCTGGAGTCCGCCTTCCTGGAGGTGCAGCACACGCGGCCTTCCCTGGTGCTGGTGCACTGGCGGCAGTTGGTGGCCGGCGCGGGCATGGGCCTGCGCGCGCTGAAGCTGCGCCTGGGGGGGGATGGTCCGCCGGTGGTGCTGGTGGCGGAGCCGGAGACGCCCGCCGAGGTGCTCGAGGTGGGCGACGCGGAGGGGGTCGAGGACTGTCTGCTGTCGCCCCTGCGCACGCACGAGCTGCGCGCGCGGTTGGCGATGCTGGCGGGTGGCGGCGTCCCGGCCGCGCCGGTGCGTGCATCCCGTGTGCGTTCGCGCCTGCTGCTGCTGGCCGGCGCCAGTGGCCCCCTGGCGTGGAGCGGGCTGGGCGCCCTGCTGGAGGCGTGTGGTCATCGCATCCTCTACAGCGCCACCGTGGGCGGTGGCGCCGCGCGCGTGGCCGAATACGGTGAGCGGCCTGACCTGGTGTTGTCTCGGGAAGGCGGGCCAGGTGTGCCCCGGGGCCTGCCCTCTCCACGGTTGCAGCCGCTGCTGGCGGGGGTGCCGTCGCTCACGCTGGACGCGGCCGCGCCGGTGCGTCCGGCCTCGTTGCTGCCTCGCCTCCACGCGCTGTTAGGACGGGAGGACGCCTCGCTGCGTGTCGAGGCGCGGGTGCGTTTCTGCTGTCCGGTGTCCTTCGGCGAGGCGGGGCCGCGCGGCGCGGAGTGGCGCTCCGGCGTGTCCAGCGCGCTGAGCCCGGGCGGCCTCCTGGTGCGCACGCTGGTGCCGGCGAAGGCGGGGACGGCGGTGGAGCTGCACATCCTGCTGCCCACCCTGGGCGAGCGCCTGGAGACACACGGCGTGGTGGCCTGGGCCCACGCCTACGCGCCTCGCAACGGCGTGTCCCACCCCTACGGCATGGGCGTGCGCTTCCTGGGCATGGGCCCACCGCGCCTCATGCAGTTGCGCCAGCTGTGCCAGGCGGAGGTGCGCCCGTGA
- a CDS encoding CheR family methyltransferase, protein MFSLPMSPQVFAILAALIEQRSGVHYAPEDRELLADKVAPRALDAGFDSLLDYYYFLRYDPAGSEALDALVDSLLVHETYFFREALPLRVLAEDLLVPAVRAGRRPRVWSAACSTGEEPLTLAMMLAELGVLDEVELLASDLSARALERARTGEHNLRSLRALPPGVEGRWLETREGRPRVRPELVRAVDWRRVNLVDASAVAQLGTFDAILCRNVLIYFQDDTARRVVSSLTRALAPEGHLLVGTSESLMRFGTALACEERRGAFFYTKARP, encoded by the coding sequence ATGTTCTCACTGCCCATGTCTCCCCAGGTGTTCGCCATCCTGGCCGCGCTCATCGAGCAGCGCTCCGGGGTGCACTACGCCCCCGAGGACCGGGAGCTGCTCGCCGACAAGGTGGCGCCCCGCGCGCTGGACGCGGGCTTCGACTCGCTGCTCGACTACTACTATTTCCTCCGCTACGACCCGGCGGGCTCCGAGGCGCTGGACGCGCTGGTGGACTCGCTGCTGGTCCACGAGACGTATTTCTTCCGGGAGGCCCTGCCGCTGCGGGTGCTGGCCGAGGACCTGCTGGTGCCCGCCGTGCGCGCCGGACGGCGGCCCCGCGTGTGGAGCGCGGCCTGCTCCACCGGAGAGGAGCCCCTCACGCTGGCGATGATGCTCGCGGAGTTGGGCGTGCTCGACGAGGTGGAGCTGCTGGCCAGTGACTTGAGTGCCCGCGCGCTGGAGCGGGCCCGCACCGGGGAGCACAACCTGCGCTCCCTGCGCGCGCTGCCTCCGGGCGTGGAGGGCCGGTGGCTGGAGACGCGCGAGGGGCGCCCACGCGTCCGGCCGGAGTTGGTGCGCGCGGTGGACTGGCGGCGCGTCAACCTGGTGGATGCCAGCGCGGTGGCGCAGCTGGGCACCTTCGACGCCATCCTCTGCCGCAACGTCCTCATCTACTTCCAGGACGACACCGCGCGCCGCGTGGTGTCGTCCCTGACGCGCGCGCTCGCTCCGGAGGGACACCTGCTGGTGGGGACCTCTGAGTCCCTGATGCGCTTCGGCACCGCGCTCGCCTGCGAGGAGCGGCGCGGCGCCTTCTTCTATACCAAGGCAAGGCCATGA
- a CDS encoding response regulator, producing MTAQGAPRRKKVLLVDDSDTVLLLQRMLLAELGHDAIVARDGLEALARAEQERPDLVFLDVLMPHLDGLETCRLLRDREPTRRTPIILCSARAEARSVRACFNSGCNDFVAKPFDGAALVALLRRYLD from the coding sequence GTGACAGCGCAAGGCGCACCGAGGCGCAAGAAGGTCCTGCTGGTGGATGACTCGGACACCGTCCTGTTGCTCCAGCGGATGCTGCTGGCGGAGCTGGGCCACGACGCCATCGTCGCGCGGGACGGGCTGGAGGCGCTGGCGCGCGCGGAGCAGGAGCGGCCGGACCTCGTCTTCCTCGACGTGCTGATGCCGCACCTGGACGGGCTGGAGACGTGCCGCCTGCTGCGCGACCGGGAGCCGACGCGGCGCACGCCCATCATCCTCTGCAGTGCGCGCGCCGAGGCGCGCAGCGTGCGCGCGTGCTTCAACAGCGGCTGCAACGACTTCGTGGCCAAGCCCTTCGACGGCGCCGCGCTGGTGGCCCTGCTGCGGCGCTACCTGGACTAG
- a CDS encoding methyl-accepting chemotaxis protein — protein MATDSGNAGVALEEARTLAEDAARSVQESVGLVQAVEGLATRLAAGGNEQAAASEQVRAAIESVAAHVEETGQSVHELVRSQRTVSDSARAQVQEAEATAGTLQEVNASVAGVRKDAAHLAASADTTAGALEEVSRSVKGVSANAEELAASSEELLASMTEMNATVADLVARNQASAAATEQVAATAEEMAKGIVRLSTDSQGVGERVAQVTQAVTGMVRSLAEASRDATAMASSVEDTAATVEELARSVKGVAENARTLETHSASTASSVEEVAASVEEVAATAEKNAATVEANAATIEQLARSAQTVAKASEQINSLAAGSATASAQLEASTRRVAQMMEEARTTAERVGSTAREGGATVARSIAGFGRIRESIVGSAGVMKEMGRRAEEIGDIVQTINLIADRTNLLSLNASIEAARAGEHGRGFAVVAEEIRALADRAAAASADVAKIVRGLQTTAREAATASGEGVRAADEGAALAGDAERALATILKGVEDLGSNVREVSRASSEQVQATQALVQGTAKVSEQGRAIAISAAEQAQAAQALAQGGAEMRRMSRQTMQATSEQARALRDVVRSNGQLAEATQKVSRAVQEQAVAAADLAKGTSQMRQLVQGVSGVVSTQSRDVAGVGTLVQEAAASTQRTLVGLAEQATAAQEVTRAMEETRKQVAQSARGMTEQARALKQSETASRQVAKLAASVTRAAEEQSKALSGLVREADEVRRVARQTSRALDEQTEALGALTASASRQATGVAVVARASAEATAVMEGLAKNVEEIRLRARDITTATAQQARATATTATEVQEVAGRLAHLTRLQGAQSESLARLRGALGGAKDNPEVAAASPREQRA, from the coding sequence ATGGCGACGGACAGCGGTAACGCAGGGGTGGCGCTGGAAGAGGCCCGTACCCTGGCCGAAGACGCGGCGCGCAGTGTCCAGGAGAGCGTGGGGTTGGTGCAGGCGGTGGAGGGGCTCGCGACGCGGCTGGCGGCCGGCGGCAACGAGCAGGCCGCGGCCTCCGAGCAGGTGCGCGCCGCCATCGAATCGGTGGCCGCGCACGTGGAGGAGACGGGCCAGTCCGTCCATGAGCTGGTGCGCTCGCAGCGCACGGTGAGCGACTCCGCGCGGGCCCAGGTGCAGGAGGCCGAGGCCACCGCGGGCACCCTCCAGGAGGTGAACGCCTCGGTGGCTGGCGTGCGCAAGGACGCCGCGCACCTGGCTGCCTCGGCGGACACCACGGCGGGGGCGCTGGAGGAGGTGTCGCGCTCGGTGAAGGGCGTGAGCGCCAACGCGGAGGAGCTGGCCGCCTCCAGCGAGGAGCTGCTGGCCTCCATGACGGAGATGAACGCCACCGTGGCGGACCTGGTGGCGCGCAACCAGGCCAGCGCCGCCGCCACCGAGCAGGTGGCCGCCACCGCCGAGGAGATGGCCAAGGGCATTGTCCGGCTGTCCACGGATTCGCAGGGGGTGGGCGAGCGCGTGGCGCAGGTGACGCAGGCGGTGACGGGAATGGTCCGCTCCCTGGCCGAGGCGTCCCGGGACGCCACGGCCATGGCCTCCAGCGTGGAGGACACGGCGGCCACGGTGGAGGAGCTGGCGCGCAGCGTGAAGGGCGTGGCGGAGAACGCCCGGACGCTGGAGACCCACTCCGCCAGCACCGCGTCCTCCGTGGAGGAGGTGGCCGCCAGCGTGGAGGAGGTGGCCGCCACGGCGGAGAAGAACGCGGCGACCGTGGAGGCCAACGCGGCCACCATCGAGCAGCTCGCCCGCTCCGCGCAGACGGTGGCGAAGGCCTCCGAGCAAATCAATTCCCTGGCGGCTGGCAGCGCCACGGCCTCCGCGCAACTGGAGGCGTCCACGCGGCGGGTGGCGCAGATGATGGAGGAGGCGCGCACCACCGCCGAGCGCGTGGGGAGCACCGCGCGGGAGGGTGGCGCCACGGTGGCGCGCTCCATCGCCGGCTTTGGCCGTATCCGCGAGTCCATTGTCGGGTCGGCCGGGGTGATGAAGGAGATGGGGCGGCGCGCCGAGGAGATTGGCGACATCGTGCAGACCATCAACCTCATCGCGGACCGCACGAACCTCTTGTCCCTCAACGCCAGTATCGAGGCGGCGCGCGCCGGTGAGCACGGCCGGGGCTTCGCGGTGGTGGCGGAGGAGATTCGCGCGCTGGCGGACCGCGCGGCGGCGGCCAGCGCGGACGTGGCGAAAATCGTCCGGGGCCTGCAGACGACGGCGCGCGAGGCGGCCACCGCTTCGGGCGAAGGCGTGCGGGCGGCGGACGAGGGTGCGGCGCTGGCAGGGGATGCCGAGCGCGCGCTGGCCACCATCCTCAAGGGGGTGGAGGACCTGGGGAGCAACGTGCGCGAGGTGTCGCGCGCCTCCAGCGAGCAGGTGCAGGCCACGCAGGCGCTGGTCCAGGGCACCGCGAAGGTGAGCGAGCAGGGACGGGCCATCGCCATATCCGCGGCGGAGCAGGCGCAGGCCGCCCAGGCGCTGGCGCAGGGCGGCGCGGAGATGCGGCGCATGTCGCGGCAGACGATGCAGGCCACCTCCGAGCAGGCGCGCGCGCTGCGCGACGTGGTGCGCTCCAACGGTCAGCTCGCGGAGGCGACACAGAAGGTGTCGCGCGCCGTGCAGGAGCAGGCGGTGGCGGCGGCGGACCTGGCCAAGGGCACCTCCCAGATGCGTCAGCTCGTCCAGGGCGTGAGCGGGGTGGTGAGCACCCAGAGCCGTGACGTGGCGGGGGTGGGCACGTTGGTGCAGGAGGCGGCGGCGTCCACCCAGCGCACCCTGGTGGGGCTGGCCGAGCAGGCCACGGCCGCCCAGGAGGTGACGCGGGCCATGGAGGAGACGCGCAAGCAGGTGGCCCAGTCCGCGCGCGGCATGACGGAGCAGGCCCGCGCCCTCAAGCAGAGTGAAACGGCCAGCCGCCAGGTGGCGAAGCTGGCCGCGTCGGTGACGCGGGCCGCGGAGGAGCAGTCGAAGGCGCTCAGCGGGCTGGTGCGGGAGGCGGACGAGGTGCGGCGCGTGGCGCGGCAGACGTCGCGCGCGCTGGACGAGCAGACGGAGGCGCTCGGTGCGCTCACGGCCTCCGCCAGCCGCCAGGCCACGGGCGTGGCCGTGGTGGCACGCGCCAGCGCGGAGGCGACGGCGGTGATGGAGGGCCTGGCCAAGAACGTGGAGGAGATTCGCCTCCGGGCGCGGGACATCACCACCGCCACCGCGCAGCAGGCGCGCGCGACGGCCACCACCGCCACGGAGGTGCAGGAGGTGGCGGGCCGGCTGGCCCACCTCACGCGGCTGCAGGGCGCGCAGTCGGAGAGCCTCGCCCGGCTGCGAGGCGCGCTGGGCGGCGCGAAGGACAACCCGGAGGTCGCGGCGGCCTCGCCGCGGGAGCAGCGGGCATGA